A section of the Paramisgurnus dabryanus chromosome 4, PD_genome_1.1, whole genome shotgun sequence genome encodes:
- the timm10 gene encoding mitochondrial import inner membrane translocase subunit Tim10 has product MDPMKAQQLAAELEVEMMADMYNRMTNACHRKCVPPHYKEAELSKGEAVCLDRCVAKYLDLHERLGRKLTELSVQDEESMRKAAAGTS; this is encoded by the exons ATGGACCCCATGAAAGCGCAGCAGCTCGCCGCGGAGCTGGAGGTTGAAATGATGGCTGACATGTATAACCG CATGACCAATGCATGTCACAGGAAATGCGTTCCACCACACTACAAGGAAGCAGAACTTTCAAAGGGGGAGGCTGTATGTTTGGACCGCTGTGTCGCCAAATACTTGGACTTGCATGAGAGACTTGGCCGGAAACTTACTGAGCTCTCGGTACAAGATGAGGAGTCGATGAGAAAGGCCGCTGCTGGCACCAGTTAA
- the unc93b1 gene encoding protein unc-93 homolog B1 isoform X1, translating into MLQYAMRGHQMAAVITEDNVYSDEEVNGAPPAAADDQLQLPGPDGNIQGQVEEFLGPHPDYDEEEEERKYYRRKRLGVVKNVFGASCGGMIIYSVYMGLLQMQLILHYDETYREVKYGTLGLEDIDSKMLMGINVTPIVGLLYTPVLIRFLGTKWMMFLASGIYALFVSTNYWERYYTLVPSAVAIGVVIVPLWASLGNYITRMAQQYYEYVNYKEEHVQEQKKPPKGAFHSYIIVFQSVFYIFFHLSFVFAEFPMVMFLNNYLSDYNHTLLKVTQCGAEGRGVILNLNKTVLRSLPRSLLLIEVESVLMGAAFLAMIIFLALCGAAYRPTEEIDLRSIGWGNIFQLPFKHLRDYRIRLLCPFFIYSGFEVLFAVKGLILSYGVCVVGMEKLWLLVMVYGLSSSICSALALTMLRLPRPVILLGGAFVHFVLLIALMCWSPLPRHPEYLPYLLVLSALWGLGTALNKTGLSILLGMLYEDKERLDFIYTIYHWWQAVAIFIVYLWTALPMRAKLGLLLFALVVASFCYVQMERRLAARIQFRLPRIPRPRHKVKGYRYLEEENSDKSDTDLSDADDDENMEEEGRPLVEEDQNSDADSQGLPGPERIGVRDRRKRHDNAAYEQAGEREDYVHHTRE; encoded by the exons ATGTTGCAGTATGCTATG CGCGGTCACCAGATGGCAGCAGTGATCACTGAAGATAACGTGTACAGTGATGAGGAGGTGAACGGCGCGCCCCCTGCTGCTGCGGACGATCAACTGCAGCTACCCGGACCTGATGGAAACATACAGGGACAG GTGGAGGAGTTTCTCGGCCCACATCCTGACTatgatgaggaggaagaggagcgcAAGTACTACAGACGAAAAAGGCTGGGTGTAGTGAAGAATGTCTTTGGGGCCAGTTGCGGAGGAATGATCATTTACAGTGTTTACATGG GTCTGTTGCAGATGCAGTTGATTTTGCACTATGATGAGACCTACAGAGAGGTGAAGTATGGTACGCTGGGGCTGGAGGATATCGACAGCAAAATGCTGATGGGCATCAACGTCACGCCCATTGTCGGCCTGCTGTACACACCTGTGCTCATCAG ATTTCTTGGTACCAAATGGATGATGTTCCTGGCATCCGGAATCTATGCGCTCTTTGTTTCGACTAATTACTGGGAGCGATACTACACTTTGGTACCATCCGCCGTCGCCATCGGTGTCGTCATAGTGCCCCTTTGGGCATCCTTGGGAAACTACATAACTAG AATGGCCCAGCAGTACTACGAGTATGTGAACTATAAAGAAGAACATGTCCAGGAACAGAAGAAGCCCCCTAAAGGAGCCTTTCATTCTTACATCATCGTTTTTCAATCTGTCTTCTACATCTTTTTCCAT CTGAGTTTCGTGTTTGCAGAGTTCCCCATGGTGATGTTCCTCAATAACTATCTGAGTGATTACAACCACACTCTCCTCAAAGTCACACAGTGTG GAGCCGAAGGTAGAGGGGTGATTCTGAATTTAAACAAGACGGTTTTACGCAGCCTGCCTCGTTCTCTGCTGCTCATCGAGGTTGAAAGCGTTCTCATGGGTGCAGCCTTCCTCGCCATGATCATC TTCCTTGCATTGTGTGGAGCCGCATACCGGCCCACGGAGGAGATCGACCTTCGCAGTATCGGCTGGGGAAACATCTTCCAGTTGCCCTTCAAGCACTTACGAGACTACCGTATCCGCCTGCTCTGTCCGTTCTTCATCTACTCTGGCTTCGAGGTGCTCTTTGCCGTCAAGGGGCTCATACTG TCATATGGCGTGTGTGTAGTGGGAATGGAGAAGCTGTGGTTGTTAGTGATGGTGTATGGTTTGTCATCCTCCATCTGTTCGGCCTTGGCCCTCACCATGCTGCGCTTGCCCAGGCCGGTTATTCTCCTCGGGGGGGCCTTCGTGCACTTCGTCCTGCTAATAGCACTGATGTGCTGGTCACCATTGCCAAGACACCCTGAATATCTTCCATATCTGCTGGTGCTCTCTGCCCTCTGGGGTCTGGGCACCGCCCTTAACAAGACAGGACTGAGCA TTTTGTTGGGGATGCTGTACGAGGATAAGGAGCGACTAGACTTCATTTATACCATCTACCATTGGTGGCAGGCCGTTGCCATCTTCATTGTCTACCTTTGGACTGCGTTGCCTATGAGG GCCAAACTTGGACTCCTGTTGTTCGCTCTTGTGGTGGCGTCTTTCTGCTACGTGCAGATGGAGCGTCGCCTGGCGGCAAGAATTCAATTTAGATTGCCACGGATTCCTCGTCCACGGCATAAG GTCAAAGGTTACCGATACCTCGAAGAAGAAAACTCTGACAAATCCGACACAGATCTGAGCGATGCCGATGATGACGAGAATATGGAGGAGGAGGGTAGGCCCCTGGTTGAGGAAGACCAGAATTCAGACGCTGACTCCCAGGGTTTACCAGGACCAGAGAGGATCGGGGTTAGAGATCGGAGGAAGAGACACGACAACGCCGCCTACGAGCAGGCAGGGGAGAGAGAGGATTATGTCCACCACACAAGAGAATAG
- the unc93b1 gene encoding protein unc-93 homolog B1 isoform X2: MAAVITEDNVYSDEEVNGAPPAAADDQLQLPGPDGNIQGQVEEFLGPHPDYDEEEEERKYYRRKRLGVVKNVFGASCGGMIIYSVYMGLLQMQLILHYDETYREVKYGTLGLEDIDSKMLMGINVTPIVGLLYTPVLIRFLGTKWMMFLASGIYALFVSTNYWERYYTLVPSAVAIGVVIVPLWASLGNYITRMAQQYYEYVNYKEEHVQEQKKPPKGAFHSYIIVFQSVFYIFFHLSFVFAEFPMVMFLNNYLSDYNHTLLKVTQCGAEGRGVILNLNKTVLRSLPRSLLLIEVESVLMGAAFLAMIIFLALCGAAYRPTEEIDLRSIGWGNIFQLPFKHLRDYRIRLLCPFFIYSGFEVLFAVKGLILSYGVCVVGMEKLWLLVMVYGLSSSICSALALTMLRLPRPVILLGGAFVHFVLLIALMCWSPLPRHPEYLPYLLVLSALWGLGTALNKTGLSILLGMLYEDKERLDFIYTIYHWWQAVAIFIVYLWTALPMRAKLGLLLFALVVASFCYVQMERRLAARIQFRLPRIPRPRHKVKGYRYLEEENSDKSDTDLSDADDDENMEEEGRPLVEEDQNSDADSQGLPGPERIGVRDRRKRHDNAAYEQAGEREDYVHHTRE, from the exons ATGGCAGCAGTGATCACTGAAGATAACGTGTACAGTGATGAGGAGGTGAACGGCGCGCCCCCTGCTGCTGCGGACGATCAACTGCAGCTACCCGGACCTGATGGAAACATACAGGGACAG GTGGAGGAGTTTCTCGGCCCACATCCTGACTatgatgaggaggaagaggagcgcAAGTACTACAGACGAAAAAGGCTGGGTGTAGTGAAGAATGTCTTTGGGGCCAGTTGCGGAGGAATGATCATTTACAGTGTTTACATGG GTCTGTTGCAGATGCAGTTGATTTTGCACTATGATGAGACCTACAGAGAGGTGAAGTATGGTACGCTGGGGCTGGAGGATATCGACAGCAAAATGCTGATGGGCATCAACGTCACGCCCATTGTCGGCCTGCTGTACACACCTGTGCTCATCAG ATTTCTTGGTACCAAATGGATGATGTTCCTGGCATCCGGAATCTATGCGCTCTTTGTTTCGACTAATTACTGGGAGCGATACTACACTTTGGTACCATCCGCCGTCGCCATCGGTGTCGTCATAGTGCCCCTTTGGGCATCCTTGGGAAACTACATAACTAG AATGGCCCAGCAGTACTACGAGTATGTGAACTATAAAGAAGAACATGTCCAGGAACAGAAGAAGCCCCCTAAAGGAGCCTTTCATTCTTACATCATCGTTTTTCAATCTGTCTTCTACATCTTTTTCCAT CTGAGTTTCGTGTTTGCAGAGTTCCCCATGGTGATGTTCCTCAATAACTATCTGAGTGATTACAACCACACTCTCCTCAAAGTCACACAGTGTG GAGCCGAAGGTAGAGGGGTGATTCTGAATTTAAACAAGACGGTTTTACGCAGCCTGCCTCGTTCTCTGCTGCTCATCGAGGTTGAAAGCGTTCTCATGGGTGCAGCCTTCCTCGCCATGATCATC TTCCTTGCATTGTGTGGAGCCGCATACCGGCCCACGGAGGAGATCGACCTTCGCAGTATCGGCTGGGGAAACATCTTCCAGTTGCCCTTCAAGCACTTACGAGACTACCGTATCCGCCTGCTCTGTCCGTTCTTCATCTACTCTGGCTTCGAGGTGCTCTTTGCCGTCAAGGGGCTCATACTG TCATATGGCGTGTGTGTAGTGGGAATGGAGAAGCTGTGGTTGTTAGTGATGGTGTATGGTTTGTCATCCTCCATCTGTTCGGCCTTGGCCCTCACCATGCTGCGCTTGCCCAGGCCGGTTATTCTCCTCGGGGGGGCCTTCGTGCACTTCGTCCTGCTAATAGCACTGATGTGCTGGTCACCATTGCCAAGACACCCTGAATATCTTCCATATCTGCTGGTGCTCTCTGCCCTCTGGGGTCTGGGCACCGCCCTTAACAAGACAGGACTGAGCA TTTTGTTGGGGATGCTGTACGAGGATAAGGAGCGACTAGACTTCATTTATACCATCTACCATTGGTGGCAGGCCGTTGCCATCTTCATTGTCTACCTTTGGACTGCGTTGCCTATGAGG GCCAAACTTGGACTCCTGTTGTTCGCTCTTGTGGTGGCGTCTTTCTGCTACGTGCAGATGGAGCGTCGCCTGGCGGCAAGAATTCAATTTAGATTGCCACGGATTCCTCGTCCACGGCATAAG GTCAAAGGTTACCGATACCTCGAAGAAGAAAACTCTGACAAATCCGACACAGATCTGAGCGATGCCGATGATGACGAGAATATGGAGGAGGAGGGTAGGCCCCTGGTTGAGGAAGACCAGAATTCAGACGCTGACTCCCAGGGTTTACCAGGACCAGAGAGGATCGGGGTTAGAGATCGGAGGAAGAGACACGACAACGCCGCCTACGAGCAGGCAGGGGAGAGAGAGGATTATGTCCACCACACAAGAGAATAG
- the LOC135786292 gene encoding uncharacterized protein, protein MLLEDMFMMGLNILPLMPLDRNLDEHQLNQLDPLQEQTGGTESSALHSSCFLQGFEQENRESGFSETATSVRFQRQRHGELEYSSFQKQERLQTLEPLTQSAGQELHASLSHINKDTKLKTVPGDSVAPLVEDLLLTTKATPDPKSHLSETDEMSDFDMTTAGFKLRCLSPLDDSDVPAQEPSGPSQHKQYPEKQNLPQWPSAITPLQSDFSNSSQDQSCPDVLKKHDIITNDLPVEQANIIRPLPKRRRTRRRKATQRVRRKATRKCQSLPNESQAQSRLSKMDLETNYENIKPATSNSRGADTQMSRTSNANQKTVAGVKRRHEISLPVCMTRSATSKQREHEDNVSKVQITMGTVKRGRGRPPKKRKIMQTCNDGNKLDKPSTSVPACLGQGDCEVNTIKMANVLKEDDKQESNAQKKNSTEMGEVDVNGNFELTKQNSSKKTPSITDQVFHQTCPSDSSLPIGQQLTSNAQDGASESHLGDNEMGIFVLINDKDPMDALDNQVRLQMSHSNTPDTVKCSVKEKERPAIEKNSRNQCGLKNEMEKNIRDQPTKLYVNPLEVEDIIILMDGDVNHAMSPTETENMAITNEPTVMERNNMTTAYTSVCKNSDGMEAGNLENEISSEVTRHRDEDFQTCDDNYLENNENLGRCKVVQLVKETIEDEESEGRRGNDDIVMENAVKGGWESCVIGVEGDTYTPEMIDTQTLLEEEDLSTVHIANARTTDDSSNSESVTPSSTRVISRNSPCVRTQDEVSKRSNSHRPSEDHSTVETTVASSVLKDDNYSDEEVIEVDVLEDPKDALLLPFAAGQINNLPIENLQDQDVEMSVTEEEEVDVTGEETD, encoded by the exons ATGCTCTTGGAGGATATGTTTATGATGGGATTAAACATCCTGCCCTTGATGCCATTAGACAGAAATCTGGATGAGCATCAGCTGAACCAGCTTGATCCTCTTCAGGAACAAACAGGGGGGACGGAGTCCTCTGCTCTACATTCCAGTTGTTTTTTGCAAGGCTTTGAGCAAGAAAACAGAGAATCCGGTTTTAGTGAGACGGCAACCTCGGTTAGGTTTCAGCGCCAAAGACATGGAG AGCTTGAGTACTCCAGCTTTCAAAAACAAGAGAGACTCCAAACACTTGAGCCTTTAACTCAGTCAGCCGGACAAGAACTTCATGCTTCACTTTCCCACATAAACAAAGATACAAAGCTGAAAACTGTGCCGGGAGACTCCGTCGCCCCCCTTGTAGAAGACCTGTTGTTAACCACAAAAGCCACACCTGACCCCAAATCCCACCTTTCTGAAACGGATGAAATGTCAGACTTTGATATGACCACCGCCGGTTTCAAACTGAGATGTCTTTCCCCTCTTGATGACAGTGATGTTCCTGCACAGGAGCCATCTGGACCATCACAACACAAGCAGTACccagaaaaacaaaaccttCCCCAATGGCCTTCTGCAATTACACCTCTTCAATCAGACTTTTCTAACAGTTCACAAGATCAGTCATGCCCTGATGTTTTGAAAAAACATGATATAATAACAAATGACTTGCCAGTGGAGCAAGCTAATATAATTCGTCCGCTTCCTAAGCGGAGAAGGACCAGAAGACGTAAAGCAACTCAAAGGGTTAGACGTAAAGCAACCAGGAAGTGTCAAAGCTTACCCAATGAGTCTCAGGCTCAGTCAAGGCTATCCAAGATGGATTTAGAGACCAACTATGAAAACATTAAGCCGGCTACCTCCAACTCACGTGGAGCCGATACCCAAATGTCCAGGACTTCTAATGCAAACCAAAAAACAGTCGCTGGAGTGAAGCGAAGACATGAGATTTCTTTACCAGTCTGTATGACTCGGAGTGCTACCAGTAAACAACGTGAACATGAAGATAATGTATCCAAAGTACAGATCACAATGGGTACTGTAAAACGAGGTCGTGGCAGACCtccaaaaaagagaaaaatcatGCAGACATGTAATGATGGGAATAAATTGGACAAACCATCAACTAGCGTGCCTGCTTGTTTGGGTCAGGGGGATTGTGAAGTGAACACAATCAAGATGGCCAATGTGCTTAAAGAGGATGACAAACAAGAATCAAATGCTCAAAAGAAAAACTCAACAGAAATGGGGGAGGTAGATGTAAATGGCAATTTTGAATTGACAAAGCAAAATTCAAGTAAAAAGACACCAAGTATCACCGATCAAGTTTTCCATCAGACTTGCCCAAGTGACAGTTCTCTGCCGATTGGTCAGCAGTTAACATCAAACGCACAAGACGGAGCTAGTGAGAGTCATTTGGGAGATAACGAAATGGGGATATTTGTGCTGATAAATGATAAGGACCCGATGGATGCATTGGATAACCAGGTAAGGTTACAGATGTCACACAGCAATACGCCAGATACTGTGAAATGTTCAGTTAAAGAGAAGGAAAGGCCAGCCATTGAGAAGAACTCAAGAAATCAATGCGGTTTAAAAAATGAGATGGAAAAAAACATTCGAGACCAACCCACTAAACTTTATGTCAACCCTTTAGAGGTTGAGgacataataatattaatggATGGTGATGTTAATCATGCTATGTCACCCACAGAGACAGAAAACATGGCTATTACAAACGAACCAACAGTAATGGAGAGAAACAATATGACAACGGCGTACACCAGTGTCTGTAAAAATTCCGATGGTATGGAAGCAGGAAATTTGGAAAATGAGATTTCATCTGAGGTGACACGACACAGGGATGAAGACTTTCAAACATGCGATGATAATTATCTTGAGAATAATGAGAATTTAGGTAGATGCAAAGTGGTTCAACTGGTGAAAGAAACTATTGAGGATGAAGAAAGTGAAGGTCGGAGGGGGAATGATGACATAGTTATGGAAAATGCTGTTAAGGGTGGGTGGGAAAGTTGTGTTATTGGTGTGGAGGGGGACACATACACTCCTGAAATGATTGATACACAGACCCTTCTGGAAGAAGAGGATTTGAGTACAGTACACATTGCAAATGCTAGAACTACAGACGATTCATCGAATTCAG AGAGCGTGACACCGAGCAGCACACGAGTAATAAGCAGAAATTCTCCCTGTGTCCGAACTCAAGATGAGGTATCTAAAAGGTCAAACTCTCACAGACCCAGTGAAGACCACTCAACAGTGGAGACCACTGTGGCCAGCTCGGTATTAAAAGATGACAACTACTCGGATGAAGAAGTGATTGAAGTAGATGTTCTGGAGGATCCTAAAGACGctttgttattgccgtttgcaGCTGGACAGATCAACAACCTGCCCATTGAGAATCTACAGGACCAAGATGTTGAAATGAGTGTTACTGAAGAAGAGGAGGTAGACGTCACGGGAGAGGAGACTGActga